caattacggcaggccgcgcggtatcattaagtttttttgcacggtacatggttacatttccattacaattcaatttatatttctgatcagtctctctagaatttgatattttatctcaagggatgtttttctttcgttgaccgACGGTGCTGCCGAAGGccgtgctgatggccggaggcactcgcattttgggtggcagagtgtgatcaagaataaaaacaagttttgtgtgtttttttcaataacgagtttagttttttgtttgataatgtttgtttttgttgaatttttgtgtttggagaaatgtaggggtaaaacacagaagtacaacaaagcgacgcaccagctgaacgggcggcgagactcagcaatcacgttatctactaaaccgctcgactttgacctctgtctgagaatggggaggggtttgcgataagacaattcctgttttatattgacgaaatattgttctacgctaatctagtaatcagtagaagcaaaatgtcaaataacgattcatgtctgggcattataatcccaaagtacccaaaattTAAATCCTAAAAAATCACATGTACTAAATGTAGTAACACTCTAATTGAGACACAGTCACAGTGGCAGGAGgatcaatttcaatttataacaaagtaaaacTTTGATTTCATAGTCACTCTAAACCATCACTGTTGtgctaacaaaataaacattaaatttgctTTAAGTTACAACGATGACACAATGTTCATTATACTCTATAGCCTAAATAACCATGTGTGAAGctccattttaataaaaagtgaGTGTAAATACTCACTATTGGATAGTATCTGCACTGACTTTCAGTCAGCACACTAACGTTTCTTCCTTCTCGTTACGTCTGTGATTTCACTAGATCAGATTACAGTTTTGATTTCAAAGCTTTTGCTGTGTTAGTGTATCTTGCAATCCATTGCATAGTGCACAAGTGCAATTTGTTTGTGTTgtaatgtattttgtatgtaCGGGGGCCATCCTTAAGCTATGTAACGCCCCAGGGGGAGAGAGTAGTTGTTGTGACGTTATGGAGGAGGGTGGCAAGCATCATCAAACTATTAAACTTCAGCAATTAATTGCTTGAATTCGTTCAAAAAATTTCCTCCCCAAAGATTTCAAAGTAAGTACGCTGTTATATTCTCACACCCCATAAGAAAGTAAACAGAACAAAGTCTCAATCCTCAATCCAAGTCTCAATAAAATTGTCCTCAAATGGTTTTGATTGTCTAAATTTGTTTGTGACAAATGTTTTGACCGAGTAGGAGTTTTTCATGATTGAGCCAAATGTTGACAgtaaagatacatttttgtgaaatattgCTTATACACGTTGTCTCTTATCATAAATCCAAATATGATAGTTGGTAAAAAAGAATGACTCGGCGATATGCCATGGTGATATGTACAGACAGGCGTGTGGCAACTGGTGTAACACGCAAGCACACTCATGCACAATCGTGTCGGTTCAGTTGTGCATGTGTGTTACAGTCGAGTGTAACAGTGCAGTGAGTGCCATGCATGCCGAGTGATAGTGTAGTGACTGTCTTGTTACTTTGTGGTTGTATTTAGGTCTAAAAAGTAGACAGGAGGTCACCCTGTATGAAAGCTTCTTTGAGATCTTAATCCAAGTGTTTTCTTAGAACATGTTCAATCAAGATACCCCATACCAATCCTGCTACTCTTTCAGTTGAAACCAGAACAGGTGAAGCTCAATGAGCCTCTATAGTTGATAAAAATGTTGCGTTTTTTAAGTGCAATGATTCTTACTATACAATTTgtagaagaatgaaaataaattgttatgtttagCCCTGGCTCAGAATGAAGTAGAGACTGATCGTAAGCAACGAGTTAAGATTTGCACAGTGTAGTGCACACGTTCTTTCATTTTCCAAATAATAACCAGTTTATTGAAATGTGTCTGCAATGGTTAATAAAGGCCAGTCTTCAGTTGAGAAAGGAAACAAGTAAATTTctgttcaattttataaaactaaagagaATGGACTTGTTagatttattatgtaaaattcatTATTGTTTCCAAGATAGTAAACTTTTTGGGCTTGTTAAGGTGGACATCTCCAAAGTCACCGGAGTTCCAGAAGAACATATAAGGTCTCGAAGAGTTCACATCTTCCAGACTGTGAAGAATGCCATGCAGTCAGGAACAGATAATGTGGGCCAGTGGTCGATGCAGTTCGAGACGAGAGAACGATGGGAGAACCCTCTCATGGGATGGGCCTCAACGTAAGACCGCTTCTTTATTGTGCTCtccttttaaccctttgagtgccgcggCTATTCCTCAaagtaatacataaaaagtaaatattctgcAAATGTCCAGTAAATTTACAAGCGTTTGGAAAGAAACTATTCCTATTTAAGTAAGCAATCAAAAGAAGTGTTTAAACAAAGATGTCATCCCTATTGTTCATAAAATTTCATGCTTGAATACATTTTGTCTGGCCTACAGCCTATACATTTTTTGAGCTATACTATATAAGAGATCATAAAAATCCAGGTAGAATTCATATACAATACACATTTCTGagatataataacaaatatgacATTGTAATATAGACATTAAACAAAATGCTTCTGACTTTCACCACTGCTACTGCAATCACCTGTTGTGTTACTGTTAACAAAAGATGTAAAACTTGTTTGTTAAgtacttttaaaagattattcTTATTGTCTTTTCAATGTTTTCTTCATACATTTCTATGATTACTTCAAGACAAATAGTCATAAGTACGGTGTTAGACAAGTCTGAAAAGAATTCACGTAAACAATGTTCATTCGAAACTTTACAATTTAGCAACGGTCAGACTAAAAACTACACTTTTAGCttcaaataaataacttatttatagtattaacatCTAACAAAGAGTAATAAAACATAACCAGCCTTTCCTTTCTCAGTGTTAAACCTCATACACTTCTAGCCGCACTTTTAGTTGTTGAATTATAGGATGGatctcatttaaaatatgtaattaatccaaacgctttttttattcagtattgttttctaaatcatttaaatatatcaaaaagtataaacttaaaaaaactaaaaaaagtaataataagatCCTCAAATCACCTTCCATAAAACAAAGATAAAAGATAACAGTTTAAAAGTACATgagatttaaatttgttcttaGAGGAATAAACTAAAATCGTTTCACTACAGCTGACTCTTAAAATCTCacatttatcaaaaatttaattgtttaaaataagttataacattATTGTAGCACTTTAACAACTGTTGTCTTTTTATTTCTGAGTTTCATTGCATAGTTTATATTACGGTATGTTAAACAAATTTCTGTCATTCAATGATAGTATGTTATAATTGGTACATATGTAACAtagatgtatttatgttataCGTGAAAAGTGTAAGACTGAATTCCCAAACTTTGTGCTTTGCaaataaaattcactttaaaacGTTTCAGTACACatttttgaaaggttttattatatttggtgCCTTGCAGTATTTCTGCAAAATAAATATGGTGGAATgagacaaatttttgtttgtaattttacagCGGAATGATTGTTTTGTTACAGCGGTGATCCATTGTCCAACATGAGTATTCAGTTCCGCAGCAAGGATGATGCTATTGACTTCTGTGAGAAAAATGGTTGGCAATGGTTTTTAGAGGCTGAGAAAGAAGTAAAGCCTAAGGTCAAGTCTTATGGTTTCAACTTCTCTTGGAATAAAAGGACCAGGGTTTCCACTAAGTAAAATAGTTAGGATAAAATTGTTAGTGGAAGTTTATGTGTAAAATACAGTTCTGTTTTCCCACaaataaatactgttttcattttgtctaaaaaatgtaCCAATACTTTTAGTCAAAAATAGTCACAATTTTTATGACGTGGAACCAAGCCACTTATATAGAATCATCCCTGATTTTCTTGAAAACGATAAGTGAGTGTTTACTAATAAAAAGTTGATTGTCACGCACACTAATTTTGGtgaaggtcgaaatgggaggTTATCAACGGATATCCATTGTTTAATTTCGTTACACGCCAATCAACGGATATCCGCTGATTTGGCACACCCACCCGCTTAATTTAATCTGTTATAATACGTAAACAATCTAGTATCGATGTGATTCATATACCATTGGAAAGGCAAAGAGTTGCCGAACACagcacttatttttttattgttctatgaGAGCTGCGTAATTTTAGAATGACGTTGCTATTTTCGTCTTTGcagaaaaaatagtttcatcCACTTTTTAGTTTTGGTAActgttctataattttataacaaaatcctATATCAACTAAGATTTATGACCTTTAggttcttataaaattaaaaaaaattaaattaaggaagATGAATGTGTTGTAACTCATagtcatgtatataaaattttaaacaattaaacaatgttaaaaaaaagaaaacaatgtattttttctaGTTTTGACCATAAGattctatttgaaaaatgttttaatatttttaaaaaatatcacctTGGAGAGCaaagaaattaagaaattaatgCATCATACAtagttttatgtacatattttgttatgtaaaacaAATTGCACTGTTTTGACTAGTACTATTAAAGATAAAGTCTTTGGCTGTAAAGTTGTATGTCAtccaaacatatttaaaattacattttaattcaaatacatactttttgattttaaaaactaagaaagaaattttttaattttttttagatataacaaTTTACAcggtttataaaagatttattattcacTAACAAAAACAGCGTagaataattttacaactttttacagGCTTACTTATTTTCTAAACCATCAAATGTTAcgattatatttaatagttacatAAAGTAtctaatcaaaaatataatgaaatatattttttatcagaaaagtttgatattgttatatgttatttagtaaaaattacagCCCAGGATAGCGAAACAAATGCTGAATGAACAGTGTCTTTCTTTGTTGTTTGACggtaataagtaaatttaagtacaaacaaataattacacagtataaatattaatatagataGTTTCATTATAAGAATctgaatgaaaaaatatgaagATCCTGCAAAATTAGCTATGATAttgatttacattaaaacaacTGTGTCAAATCGTTAATCAAATAACTCTATAATCTGTTCAGAGAAACTACAGATTACTCtgttatttatatagaaacaaagCTCAATTCTAACGTTCTTATAATTTTACCTGTCAAAATATTATAAGACTTGATTGAGAACAAGTCTGCAGCAATGTTGCTGGATGAATAATTGGCTTAGTAGTCAATAAAAATGCATGATTACATCTATTCAACTACAGAACATTTTAAGACAATTACCTCCTGTAAACCatattataaaccatttttacATCAATTTTGAATTGAGGCCAATTCTCTCATTTGGGAATAAAGGCAATCCCTTACATTAAAAAACGTTCTTacgtaacattatttaaatcattataatttaaaaaatgtcatttcatTTTTAACCATTCAATTATCACATCAGttgtatattaatacttttattgataaaataataaaagacaaaaaCTGACAAGGCATTGACAGTTTTCCACTAAAATGTTAACTTAATCACTAACAAATTAAGTGTCTGAATCATTTACTATCCTCTCTCACACCAGATGTAAGTTGTTACAGAGCTCAAACAACACACTAACACAATACTGACATCTTAATGGCAGTAGTGGGTATTTAGAAGAGAGCACAATATCGATGGAGGAGTTGCAGTATTCAAAAGTAACCTAATGGAGAATGAAAAGACAAAAATTTGATCatcaaatttcacataatttctTTAGTAAAAGCTGGCTCTATTAAAATATCTGGCCATTAAAAGCAACTAATTGTCACATAATATCATTATAATCACAGATGAGTCATAAGGTTCTGGAGCCCCTACCGACGTAGTAGAATCTTTTTGATAGGAGAtgtaaatattgacattttaaaacctaaaaaggAAGCAACAATTTTTGATGAATTCCCTCCTCTCCTCACATAACTTGGTAAGACACATGGTAACAATACAGAAATTCCCTGAGGCAGAAATAATAACTTATGTTTCTGAGAGTATACTCAAGAAATATTCCTTTGAAACGCTGTATCTCACCTCAATTGAAAATATAGATACCTTACTAAAGGATAGGAGGCCTACCTTACTAAAGGTATTCTGAAATATTACACAGATGGATCACGCCTAGACTCTATGGCAGGGTTTGGAGTATGTTTGCTAGGAGCAAAATTAGCAGTGCCCCTGGGAAAACACGCCCACAGTCTTCTAAGCGGAAGTCTTGGCAATATAATTATACATGTGCCAAAAGGCTCATACAAATAATGCCAATAGGAGCAGAATATTTGGTACTTTCAGACAGTCAACAAGCATTAAAGGCCCTCGACACCTGCCCTTTGACTCAAAAGCAGTATTGGAATGTAAGAGTGCACTAGTGGAAATGGCAAAGAGGGACGAAGTTGCACTAGGCTGGGCGCCACGAAGGCATTCAGGGGATTGAAAAAGCAGACTCCCTTGCCAAGACAGGCAAGAAAGCCTTCTGGTAGGTTCAGAGCCAGACTACGGAGTAGCCTTCTCCATCAGAAAAGCTCTAGTAAAAGATTGGGAAGAGAGGATTAGATCGTTAATCTTAATAAAGGATTTAGGTAATTTAAAAGGTTTATCTCTCCTACTGAAAAAGGGTGTTTAACACTCCTTGAACAAAGTAAGGAGAATTTACAACTAGTATTATGGATGGTGATAGGACATGGCTCTCTTAGAAAACATCTTATGAAAGTGGGTTTAAGTCAGATTGAtaaatgtagactctgtggagaaacAGAAGAATCAGCGGAACATATATGTACAAAATCAAGAAATATTCCTATGGCTTATCTCCTCAGCTCAGGGATATTTGAGATCAGTAGCCTTAAAATCTTATAGGCTCTTGTAAAAGCCTTAGATTTTAAGGGCCTAAATATTAAGCAAGGGGGTGCAAAGGTCCTCTCAGGACTATGTGTGAAGACCCTGGTCTCGTTCcctctatataaaaatatgataaaatacgACAGTGAAATTTTCAGTCAAAAGAATGAGTTTCTTCAagcagatataaaatattgtttctccgacagagagtaaaacaaaaaaaatcactaaagAAGGCCTATGACTTAAAACTAAGTACAGAGTGAAAATGAAACATAGAAACTATTGAACATAGAAACAACTCAACAAACAAAATCAAGGCCATCTGAGACATTATTGGAGATAAAAGAAAACCACACAAATAAGAAATTCCTAGCTTCAGCTTCATTAATTATGAAGTTCAAAGAATAGAAGACCCTATAGACATTTACAACCTTTTAACCATTTTTCTCGACAATTGGTTAAGAACCTCTAAAACAGAACCAATTATTGTTTAAACCACTCCCACAATCTAATCTTCCTCTTCAAAACCTCATCTTAATTGAACCTACATAAACTGAAGATATTATTAAAGTTACAAGCTGTTTGAAATCGAAATCCTCTTCTGGTttggattaaatattttcaagaatactAAAATGCTGTAAAAAAAGtgaaacaacagtttttataagtacatataaaataaattggatTTATTTCCTACATCCCATTATATAACATCCCAATGATTTAAGTGAGACGAAATATTTTAGGACAGTGTGAACTGtggaaaaataataatgtcaaagCATGTAGTCCTTTTAGTGAAAGCACTCATGATGAAATACGGGTATctatgattttaaacaaaaaatataaagatgtatatGGTGGCCACTCAAAACATCTTCAAATTTCCGGTTCTCTAgactattttcaaaccaaataagcAGCTATAATTCTGTATTTCACTCTTACGACTATGGAAAGGTGAAGGTTTATCGTCACTAGCTATATTTGCAGGAAATGCCATGAAGCAGCGATCAGTTCGGTGGTGTAGCAAACTTTGTCTTTAGCGACATGCGAGAAATTCGGTGACGATTCATCGCTACTACCTACTTTAAGCCTCGTAGTTTTTATTTCTGTGTCTTTCAAAAATATGGACATAACATCATGTATACCTAATAAATTTCCTatctgtgatgtttggaaaatacatgtgTCTAATGTGGAAAAAGAAAGAGAACAAACAATTCCAACACAGCGATACCGTGGGGCAGCCTGCAGTCCAGCATTGCGGGTCAGAGGTCTGTGGTACTAGACATCGATATTGATGGTACACAAGGTCAGTTCGGTACaaccaaaaaataaaccaaatactttcatctgaactctaATTTTAACTTGACCTTTGGAAAACAAGCCTGAGAATGCCACGCTACTTCTAAGGAATTTGCCGAGATTCagggaaattaatatatttaacaaataaaagtcATATCCTCTACATtctccttttaaataatataaatagtagcTTATAATTTGAGCTTACAGAATGtattcaatttacataaaaagaTAGGTATCTACATTCAATGTCAACTACACAAAGTACGatgtatagataaaataaaaatagtgatcGTATGTCTACCTCCGAGAACGCTAGCTGTAGGAGCATAGAACTAGTAGACACGCTGGCGTTGAACGTTACTTTGTTGTGTTTCTAAATACGTAATTTTGATACACAAAGAACAACAAAAACTCGTTTTTGGAGCAAAGAAAAATGAAGGAGCTGGTATACCTAATCTTGAAACCACTCACCACACCAAATAAATATCTGGGAGTTACCGTGGATATTGACATCTCTTGTAAGAGCCATGTTGACattctctgaaaaaaaaaactcattatttcattGTATGCCATGAGGAAAACTGTTGCTACTTGTACAGCAGAGCCTGCAGAAGTTGCTTATCATGCCCTTTTTGAGAGCATATGACATATGGAATCACCTTATGGGGCCCTCCTTGTCCGACCGTCCTGTGCCGTCCTAGAAAGGGGTTTGCTTCTCCAAAAGAAGACAAGAGGAAAATTGGCTGGATTAGGAATACGTGATACTGCAGGAAAAAGACTCCATTAGAAAAATGGCTTTCTCAACGAGCATTCTACACAGTGGATGAGTGCCTGCCCTGGAGAAACTTTACATATATTTTGCGTGTTACTATGTTCTTGAAAAAATGCagtgtaattacattttttgtcgCCTTTCAAATCTTAACAAATTTGAATATCATTCCCCCTTCTCACTCCCTCCTATTGGTTGAGTATCAAATTATCAAATTTCCAAATATCTATACATCCAAACATCATTCTTCTCAAACTGTTGCATTATAATAATAGTGATTAAGGCATGTTTTCCTCTTTCAAAACACTAACCATTTCAAATTGGAAAGTAATGGAACATTGGTTAGGGGAATTGTTTTGATTCCAACAATCTACAAGCAATCAATCTCTAAAAGATCACAATATTTAGAAGTTTGGGACATCCCGATCCCTTACACCTTACAGTCTACTTATTATCCATTATTAAGATACCCTAATTATGTGTGAGCTTGCACTCCGATTGTTTGCAGAAACTTAAAACCTATATGAGTTCAATCTGGGACTTCTTACTACGGTACATGAGAGGGTCCGTGTTCTAGATGGACAAGGCATCTCGAAGGCTCCGATTATAAATGTCTTCCCTAAGTAAGCTGTCAGGTTCTAACTACAGACTGATGGCTTTCTCCAACTAAGAGCATTCGTCCTGTGGCAGTTACCGAGCTTTATACTCCCGAAGGTTTCAAGGTCTTTAACACTACACACAAAGTTTGCCATCGCAACCCGACTACCTGGCTGCTCTGATGCCGTAAGACATTTGATCTATATATCCAGCCAAATGAAGGAAACCAGAAAAAGTAATCTGGTCTAACATAGTAATTCATATCTAATACTGAGTTAGATGGGGTCATCATATCTTTGTCAGGTAAATTTACTTAAGCAATGGAGCTCGAGTCCATGGTCTGGCGAAgaagtaatatttctttagtgTTTATTGACTTTACTGTTTACCAATTATCTATTTCGTTTTTAGGTATGTATCCATCTGATGATTTCTACTGATTCAATTCCAATACGTTATAGTTCTTCTTAaacgagaaaatttaaacatgattATGTTTATGAGCGTTCTGTTCTCTAATAGATGAAAGTCCTTACTGTAACCTAAACAAAGATGGAAAGGCATTCATGGGATTacccgacagaagtgactactctTATCtctgaatatatatcttgaaaaatacgtttgctaaatattaaatggttataggatatattataaaataatgtgatatattacattatttaacataaaagtgttatattttctaataatttttttatctcatttaagccttagcgccagctatgccggcttcgaagtgcactgttTTTTCTttaagtacaaagtacatgattggacctccccgggatttgaacccgtgatctctcggttagagagccgagactataaccattagtctaagGAGGAGGACTActctaataattttaaacgtatttctgcaatatttcaaaaatttcaaatattacaatgatcaatgatatctaaatatttaagtCATAAATATGAATTCATATTCACTACAATCttatatttccgaaataattacttcattttcattgtcattttattctaaaaatgaaattaagggcttataataactgaaataagaaataataatcatggaataaaatcttgctaaatatattataaacaccGCATCTATTGTTTTCCACATCGCGTTGcaattatgtttttatagttcGACATTGTTATAtccaatttatcttttaaaactcaattaataGTCTGGACGGTTATCAGACAAATATgcattaaaatctgtttttacgttattttttttaagtgagtgtaaggaagagaaaatgtaattgaataaaggttataattataatcaacagaaagactaattttcttacAGGATTAAATTACATACAGCTTGTTAgctagaaaatattttatcaatttatttttaactctttattaACCCTTCAGGACGAAACTAGTAATGAATTATAGAAGCAATTTATATTAACCGTACTTAAATTCAATTTAGGACTACAATCCAATGAACTTTGAATAATGACAGTAAATAAGTCAGTATGTTATTGaattagtagttcgtagatttattgaAACCAATAcatagcccaccaaaagaagtagtcacttcgtTAAGGAGCTACAGTAATTTCTCACTAGCACGCTCTGGTAGCCACTGAACGGGAAAACGCAGACATCAAAATAGCTGCGATAGTTCCACCCCTAGCGGCTACATAGTGAACATGCGTGATGCGACGTTCCGTGTCGCGAAACAAAAGTTTTTCTCCCATGCAAAACGTACATTTATAGCCCggcaaaagaagtagtcacttaaattatatatttatacatattgttatatGGGTTTCTCA
This Homalodisca vitripennis isolate AUS2020 chromosome 3, UT_GWSS_2.1, whole genome shotgun sequence DNA region includes the following protein-coding sequences:
- the LOC124356631 gene encoding NADH dehydrogenase [ubiquinone] iron-sulfur protein 4, mitochondrial-like codes for the protein MASLVSTRLILNSIKPASLLRNRSIATASVKCKDLRDAPIIEPKAAILPDEVAHDKQIEEGYITIDSPVDISKVTGVPEEHIRSRRVHIFQTVKNAMQSGTDNVGQWSMQFETRERWENPLMGWASTGDPLSNMSIQFRSKDDAIDFCEKNGWQWFLEAEKEVKPKVKSYGFNFSWNKRTRVSTK